The following proteins come from a genomic window of Triticum aestivum cultivar Chinese Spring chromosome 6A, IWGSC CS RefSeq v2.1, whole genome shotgun sequence:
- the LOC123128648 gene encoding mitochondrial adenine nucleotide transporter ADNT1, whose translation MASEDVVGKSRGGTAINTIVNLAEEAKLAREGVKGPGHQVLTVCKSLFAGGVAGGLSLMTAKGSCSETTTSCSTLSAQLESLIMRRWDTSIVRVHLTGVTDAD comes from the exons ATGGCATCGGAGGACGTGGTGGGGAAGAGCAGGGGCGGCACGGCCATCAACACCATCGTCAACCTGGCTGAGGAGGCCAAGCTCGCGCGCGAGGGCGTCAAGGGCCCCGGCCACCAGGTCCTCACCGTCTGCAAGTCCCTCTTCGCCGGAGGCGTCGCCGGCGGCCT TTCATTGATGACAGCCAAGGGTTCATGCTCGGAAACGACTACATCTTGCTCTACGTTGTCGGCTCAGCtagagtccttaatcatgaggagaTGGGACACGTCGATTGTTAGAGTACACTTGACAG GGGTGACCGACGCTGACTAG